The DNA region CGCGGGACTTGGCGTCCTGGGTCTGTTGATCATCCTGCTCGGCCCCCTGCTCGATCACGTCCCTCTTCACCTGCTGCAGCTCTGCATCGGCGTTCTCCTCCTGCTGTTCGGCATGGGCTGGCTGCGCAAGGCGATCTTGCGCGCGGCCGGCATCATCCCGCTGCATGATGAGGACGCGATCTTCGCCGCGGAGACAGCTGGACTGACCCAGGAGGCCGAACGCAGGCGGACTTCGCTCGACTGGATCGCCGGGCTCGCAGCCTTCAAGGCCGTGCTGCTGGAGGGGCTGGAAGTCGTCTTCATCGTCATCGCGGTCGGCGCCGGAAGGGGCTTGCTATGGCCCGCCGCGCTCGGGGCGCTGGCGGCCTGCGCCGTGGTCCTCGCCATCGGCGTCATCGTCCATAAGCCGCTCGCCCAGGTCCCGGAGAACACGCTCAAATTCGTGGTCGGCGTCATGCTGTCGGCCTTCGGCGTGTTCTGGACCGGAGAGGGCCTCGGCGTGAACTGGCCCGGCGAGGATCTGGCGCTTGTGGTCTTCGCGGCCCTGTTCCTGGGAATCGGCCTCGCCACCGCAGCCTTGTTGCGGCGCCGCCCGATGGAGGCAATGTGATGAGCATTCTCGGCGATGTTGCGAAAGAGCTCCTCGGCATGTTCCTGGCCGATGCCAGGCTGACGACTGCGACCTTGATCCTGGTGGCCATCGTCGCGGCCCTCATCGTCTGGCTGCACGTCGACCCAGTGCTGGGTGGTGCCATTCTCCTGTTCGGCAGCCTCGCGATCGTCATCGAAGCCGTGCTGCGCGAAGTGAGGCGAAGGGCGAGTAGCGAATAGCGAATAGCGAATAGCGGAGCCACATCACACGCGCCGGATGGCGAATAGCGGCGCTGTGATCCACAGTGGGAAGGTGGGGAGTTACACCCTACTCGCCATTCGCCATTCGCCATTCGCTACTCGCCACTCGCCACTCGCTACTCCGGAGGTGCAGATGATCGTCGCTCTCGTGCTCGTCCTCCTCTGCCAGCTCATCGGCGAGGTCGCGGCGCGGGGCTCGGGTCTGCCTGTGCCCGGCCCGGTGATCGGCATGATGCTGATGCTCGCCTTGCTTTGGTCACGCGACAGATTTGGGGCACGCGACGGAATCGCCTGGCTCATCCCGCGCGAGCTCGCCGATGGCAGCGTCGAGCGCCTGTGCAAGGGCATGCTCGCCTTTCTGTCGCTCCTCTTCGTGCCGGCGGGCGTCGGCGTGATGCAGCGCCTCGATGTGCTCGGCGCGCAGGCCCTGGCGATCGCGGCGGCCGTGATCGTCTCGACCCTCATCGCACTCGCGGTCACGGCCGGCGTGTTCCTGGCGATAGCGCCGCGCCCCTCCGCCGATGCAGATGAAGGCACGGTGCCGTGAGCGATCCCGTCTTCGCGCTTTGGGTCTATCTGTCGCGAGCCCCGCTGCTCTGGCTGACCGTGACCTTGCTGGCCTATGCGTTCGCCGAGCGCTTCTCGGTCGCGACCGGCCGGCATCCGCTCGCCAATCCGGTGCTGCATTCGGTCTGGCTCATCGGCCTGGTGCTGTGGCTCACGCACACGCCCTACGGCACCTATTTCGAGGGCGCGCAATTCGTGCATTTCCTCTTGGGACCGGCGACCGTCGCGCTGGCGATCCCGCTCTACGAGCATCGGCGCGCCGTGCTGCGGGCGCTCGCCCCGATGGTGCTGGCGCTGGTCGCGGGCTCGACCGCGGCGATCGCCTCGGCCGTGCTGGTCGCGCGCGCCTTGGGTGCCGATCCGCAGGTGCTCGTCTCCATCGCCCCGAAATCGGTGACGGCGGGTGTCGCAATGGGCATCTCGGAGGCGCTCGGGGGCGACCCGGCCCTGACCGCCGTGCTCGTCGTCCTCACCGGCATTTTCGGCGCGGTCGTCGCCACGCCCCTGTTGAACAGGCTCGGCATCCGCGATCCGCGATCCGGCGGCTTCGCCATCGGCCTTGCCTGCCATGGGATCGGCACGGCGCGGGCCTTGCAGCTCGATCCGATGGCCGGCGCCTTCGCGGCGATCGCCATGGGCCTCAACGCGGTCTTGACCACGGCCCTCGTTCCCATCCTCTTGCCATTCCTGCTTGGCTGATCCTCTTGGCTGACCTTCGACCGGAGCCGCACGCCATGCCCCTCCCCTTCGCCGACCGCATCCGTGCCTACGTCTTCGACGCTTATGGCACGCTGTTCGACGTCAACTCGGCGGTGATGCGCCATGCAGGCGAGATCGGTGCCGCGGCGCCGGCCTTCTCGGCGCTGTGGCGGCAGAAACAGCTCGAATATAGCTGGATCCTCTCGCTCTCAGGCCGCTTCACGGATTTCTGGACCTTGACGCAGCGCGCCCTCGACTATGCGTTCGCGAGCTTTCCGGGCGTCGACCCGGCCTTGCGCCCGGCCCTCCTCGACGCCTATCGCCGGCTCGACGCCTATCCGGAGGTGCCGGTTCTGCTGCAGCGCTTGCGGGCAAAGGGCTTCGACACCGCCATCCTGTCGAATGGGGAACCCGCCATGCTCGCCGATGCGATCGCCTCGGCCGGAATCGGCCAGCACCTGACCCACGTCTTCTCGGTCTCGGCCGTCGGCATCTTCAAGACCGATCCACGTGCCTATGCGCAGGTGCTGGCGCCGCTCGGGGTGAAACCCAACCAGGTTGCTTTCATCTCGTCCAATCGCTGGGACGTCGCCGGCGCCGCCTGCTTCGGCTTCACCCCCATCTGGGTGAACCGGACCGGGGCGCCGGACGAGTATCACGACCTCGCCCCGGTCGCGGTGCTGCGCAGCCTCGCCGAATTGTGATCGAGGCAGCGCGCGACGGTGCTAGCCCGCGACCGCGAGCTTGTCCTGCGTCCTTGTCTCGAAGTCGCTGGCGTCATGGCGTTCGTGCAGCTGGCCAGAGAGCTCGCCGGACAGGCGGTTGACCATTCGGCCGCGCACAACGGCCGGCCGCTTGCCGATCACGTCCGCCCAGCGCTGGACATTCTTGTATTCCGTCACCTGCAGGAACTCGGCGGACTCGTAGAGCCAGCCCTTCGTCAGGCCGCCATACCAAGGCCAGATGGCGATATCGGCGATGGTGTAGTCGCCACCCGCCACATATTCGCTCTCCGCGAGGCGGCGGTCGAGCACGTCGAGCTGACGCTTCACCTCCATCGCGAAGCGATCGATGGCATATTCGTTCTTCATCGGCGCGTAGGCGTAGAAATGCCCGAACCCGCCGCCGAGATAAGGCGCGCTGCCCATCTGCCAGAACAACCATGACAGGCATTCGGCGCGCTGAGCGGTCTCGGTCGGCAGGAAGGCCCCGAACTTCTCGGCGAGATACATCAGGATAGCGCCGGATTCGAAGACCCGGATCGGCGCCTTGCCGCTGCGGTCGAGCAGCGCCGGTATCTTCGAGTTCGGGTTGACGGCGACGAAGCCGCTGCTGAACTGATCGCCGTCGCCGATGCGGATCGGCCAGGCGTCGTATTCCGCACCGCGATGGCCGAGTGCCAGTAATTCCTCCAGCATCACCGTGACCTTCACGCCGTTCGGGGTTGCCAAGGAATAGAGCTGGAGGGGATGGCGGCCGACCGGCAGATCCTTCTCATGCGTGGCTCCGGCTATCGGGCGATTGATATTCGCGAAACGGCCACCGTTACCCTTGTTCCAGGTCCAGACTTTCGGCGGCGTGAATGCGGCGGACGAGTCGTTCATCTTCAAAGCTCCAGGCGCGGGGTGGGGCGAAACATTCTCGACGCTGTCGAACTGGCATACGCGATCGGGCGAAACATCAGACACGGCGCACGGTCTAGGCGTAGACGGATGTGAGATAGGTTGCGACTAGCCCAATCCGCAAGATCGCGCGGCGAGCGGCTCGGCAACGAGAGCCACCGTCGCCGCGCTGCCGCCGCAGAAAAGAGACTGCGGCGGCGGCCGCTGTCGCGCCGATCGTTCCGTTGTGTCTCAGCCGAGCTTCGGTTGTGTGCTCTTGAAGCTCGGGAGGGCTTCCATGTTCGCCCACCACTCGGCGAATCCGTCGACATCGAAAACGGCGTCCTTGTCCGGCGTCAAGGAGACATAGAACATGATCGGTGCGAGATAGAGGTCCGCGAGACTGAGGTCTCCGGCGATGAAGGGCGACGAGCCCTTGGTCTTCATGGCGAGCTCGAGCACTTTGCGTGCGTTCTCGAGACCTCCCTTGCGCATGGCATCGTTCTTGCCCCCGACAAAATCGGGAAAGAGATGATAGGCGGCGACCCCGCCGATCAGCGCGCCGTAGCCATAAGAGTCGACCACGCCGACGATCATGTCCATGCGAGCCCGATTCTTGGGGGTCGCCGGGACGAGCGAGCGTCCGGGCAGCACGTCGTTGAGGTAGCGAGCGATCGCGGAGGTCTCGAGGATCCGCATCCCGTCATGGTCGAGCACCGGGACCTTGCCGAAGGGGTGGCGCTCCAGATGCTCGGGCGTCCGCGGCTCGCCTGCGAGAACGTTGAGCGGCACCTGATCGAACTGCGTGAAGCCCTTCTCGGCGAGCAGCATCTTGATGGTGCGCACATAGGTGGACGCGTCGAACCCCCAGAGCGTAAATTCGGCCATGATCTCATCTCCCATTGCTTGTGATTGTGTAAGGACCGCCGAGGCGGAAGCGACGAGCTCAATTCGGCAGACACTCTTCCGCGCCGCGAACGAGTGACAGCCCCCGCGATCGCTGACGTCCTTGGCGGGACGCGCGAAACGGCTCCAAAGCCGGGGCGCAGCATAGTCCGCAACACCACGAGCCCTCGGTACGGAATGCAGACCATGCGGCGAAATCAGGCGCACGGGTAGGGGCACAGGCTCGTCCCCCGCGCGCACGATTTCGAGATCACGCGCCCGGCGACTTGATACGATCGCATGCGCGTGGCGCCGTGTCGGCCGACGGCCGGGGCCGTCTTGCCGCGCGCCAGAAGGAAGATGCGCCCAGCGCTATTGCGTCGCGCCGAGCTCAGCTCTTGCCGAAGGAGATGCGGGTCCAGAAGCGCTCATGCGCGTAGTAGAGCGCGATCTTGGTCAGGACCTCGGTCGCACCGATCGCCGCCGACAGTTTCAGATTGCCGGTGAACAGGAAGGCGAGGATCGTGGTGTCGAGCGAGCCGCAGACGCGCCAGGTCACCGCCTTGAACAGGCTGCGCAGCGAGCTTTCGCTCGCCGAGGCGAACCAGCGGCGTGCCAGCCTGACGATCGGGTGCAGGCGCGAACGCACATATTCGGCGCGCGCCCCGCGCACCAGCCCCATGCCGACCGTGTCGAAGCTCTCGCGATCGATGACGATGAAGCCGCCCGTGCTGCGATCCTCGAGATAGAGGTCGAGCGCCACCGGCTGGTCGAGGATCAGCTCGGCCTCGCCGATATCGTTGAGATCGAAGCGCTCGGCCGCGACCTCGTCGAGAGTGCCGAGATCGACGCGCGAGCGGATCCTCGACAAGGTGGCGGTCACCGTGCGGGCGCCGATCTTGACGAGGTAGGAGGCGCCCTGCCGGGCCGGACGTTCATCCATCCACAGGAGCGTAGCGTCGACGGCGCGGGCAAGCTGGGCGGGCGCCGCCGGTGGCGTAAAGAGGTCGCCGCGCGAAATGTCGATATCGTCGGCAAGGACGAGCGTCACCGATTGGCCGGCGACGGCGCGGACCTGCTCGCCGCCGGCGCCGAGGATGCGCGTGACCTGCGTCTCGCCGCCGAAAGGTTGCACGGCGATCTTGTCGCCGACCGCAACGGCGCCCGAGCTGATCAGGCCCGAATAGCCCCGGAAATCGGCGCTGGGGCGGTTCACCCATTGCACCGCCATGCGGAACGGCAAGGGTTTGGTCGCGGGCTCCGTGGCTTCGAGCGCCGCGAGCAAGGTCGGTCCCGTATACCAGGGGCAGGAGACGGCGGGCGCCGCGACATTGTCGCCCGTCAGCGCCGATAGCGGGATGAAGGACAGGCTCTCGAAACCGAAGCTCGCCGTAAAGCCGCGGATCTGCGCCTCGATGCGGCGGAAGCTATCCTCGCTCCAGCCGATCAGGTCCATCTTGTTGACCGCAACGATCACATGCTTGACGCCGATCAGCGACACGATCAGCGCGTGGCGGCGCGTCTGCACCGCCGCGCCCTTGCGGGCATCGACGAGCAGAATGGCGAGGTCGGCGGTCGAAGCGCCGGTCGCCATGTTGCGCGTATATTGCTCATGGCCGGGCGTGTCGGCGATGATGAATTTCCGCCGATGCGTGGTGAAATAGCGATAGGCGACGTCGATGGTAATCCCCTGCTCGCGTTCCGCCGCGAGCCCGTCCACCAGGAGGGCGAGATCGACCGGCTGATCCGGCGCGCCATGACGCCGCGAGGCCGCTTCGACGGCGCTGAGCTGGTCCTCGAGAATGGCGTCGGTCTCGTGCAGCAGACGCCCGATCAAGGTCGACTTGCCGTCATCGACCGAGCCGCAGGTGATGAAGCGCAACAGGCTCTTACGCTCATGGGAGCGCAGGAAGGCGTCGATATCCGGCGTCGGCGTCTCGGGATGAATGGTCATCAGAAATACCCCTCCCGCTTCTTGCGTTCCATGGAAGCCGCCCCATCCTGATCGATCGCCCGTCCCGAGCGCTCGGAGGTGCGCGCCGCGAGCGTCTCGTAGATGACCTGCGGAATGGTGGTGGCCCGGCTCTCGACGGCGCCGGTGAGCGGATAGCAACCGAGCGTGCGGAAGCGCACCATGCGCGTCTCGATCTGCTCGCCTTCGCGCGGCACCAGGCGCTCGTCATCGACCATCACCAGCATGCCGTCGCGCCGAAGGACCGGGCGGGGTGCCGCGAGATACAAGGGCACGACCGGGATGTTCTCGCGATGGATGTAGAGCCAGATGTCGAGCTCGGTCCAATTCGAAAGCGGAAAGACGCGGATGCTCTCATCCTTGCGCTTGCGCCCATTATAGAGCCGCCATAGCTCGGGACGCTGGCGGCGCGGGTCCCATTGGTGCTTGGCGTCGCGGAAGGAGAAGATCCGCTCCTTGGCGCGTGACTTCTCCTCGTCGCGCCTTGCGCCGCCGAAGGCCGCGTCGAAGCCGTAGCGGTCGAGCGCCTGCTTCAAGGCTGCGGTCTTCATCACATCGGTATGGACTTCCGAGGAATGGGTCAGGGGCGAGATGCCGCGCGAGCGCCCCTCCTCATTCACATGCACCAGGAGATCGAGCCCGTTATCGCGCGCCAGCCGATCGCGGAAGGCGATCATCTCCTTGAATTTCCAGGTCGTGTCGACATGCAGGAGCGGAAAGGGCAGCCGGCCGGGACGGAAGGCCTTCATGGCGAGGTGTAGCAGCACCGAGGAATCCTTGCCGATCGAATAGAGCATCACCGGGCGATCGCACTCGGCGACCACTTCGCGCATGATGTGGATGCTCTCGGCTTCGAGCCGGTCGAGATGGGTGAGCCCGGTAGCCGGAAGATGCGGCAGGGTTGCGGGAATGTGCGGCGCGAGCGCGCCGGAAAGCGTCAGGTCCATCGGAAGCTCCGCTCGAAATTCATTCAGGCCGAGACGAGCTCGGGTTTGCGGCGCAAAGGCAGATGCAGGCCGCATTCCTGCTTTCCCTCCTCCTCCCACCACCAGCGGCCGGCGCGCTCGGGCTCGCCGGGCGCAAGAGCGCGCGTGCAGGGCGCGCAGCCGATCGAGGCGAAACCCTTGGCGTGAAGCTCGTTCACCGGGATGGCGTGCTCGGCCGCAAAGGCCGCAACCGCCTCGCGCGTCCAATCGGCCAGCGGATTGGCCTTGAGCACGCCATGCGCCTCATCCCATTCGGCAAAGACCAGCGCGCCGCGCGAGCGCGATTGGCTGGCGCGCAATCCGGTGATCCAGGTGCCGGCACCGGCCAGAGCCCGCGCCAAGGGCACGACCTTGCGCACATGGCAGCAGGCCAGTCGCGCCTCGACCGACGACTTGAAACCTTCGACGCCGTCGCGCGCCATCAACGCCTCGGTGCTCGCGGCGTCCGGCAGGACGGCCCGCACCGCGATGCCGTAAGCTTGTTCGGTGCGCGCCCAGACCGCCACCGTCTCGGGGAACAGACGTCCGGTGTCCAAGGTGACGAACTCGACAGGCAGGCGCGCCCTCGCGATCACATGCGTCAGGACCTGGTCCTCGAGACCGAAACTGGTGGTGAACACGGCTGGCGAGGGCGCAAGATCGACGAGGCATCGCAGGCGCCCGACAAGGTCAGGGGATGCGGCAAACGCAGATGCGACTTGCAAGGCAAGCTCGCCTTGCGAGGCTTGGGCCATGATCGGAGATTCCTTTGCCGACAACCGGGGATTTCGTTTGATTTACAGAACGAACGGTTCTTTTCAACAGCACGGGGCCGGAGGGCCGGCATAAGCTGCGGACGAACCATCTCCAACGCGGCGCAGAACCGACTGCAGCCTCTCCGGCTCGGTCGGATGGGGAAAGACTGTTATCGCCGCGAGCCTCCCGAGGAGGGTTTTTTGCTTATTTGCAGCTCGGGCGCTTTCGGCTCGTCAGCGTCACCCGGTGTGAGCCGCCCGTTTACCTCCTGTTTACACAGATGGCCCGCCACCTGTAGATTGTGGCGGAGATGTGATTCAGGGAGTGCGGCCGCCGCTCGATCGACGATGCGGCCCACCGGCGACCACAACAAGCGATCGGACGGGGAGAGACGATGAGATATATCCTCTTGCTGCTGCCATGCGCGCTCGCGCTGGCGGCACCGCTCTACAACCACATCGAGCCGAGGCTCTTCGGCTTCCCGCTCCTCTATTGGTACCTGCTGCTGCTGATCCCGATATCGGCGCTGTTCATCCTGGCCGCCTATAAGGGAGAAGCGAAGTGATCGACAACCTGAACTGGCCGGCGACCCTCGTCTTCGTCTTCTTCTTCGCGGTCGTCACGATCATGGGCTTCATGGCCTCGCGCTGGAAATCCGGCGACCTCGACCAGCTGCATGAATGGGGGCTCGGCGGACGCCGCTTCGGGTCCTGGATTTCCTGGTTCCTGATCGGCGGCGACCTCTATACGGCCTATACGGTGATCGCCGTCCCGGCCGTGATCTACGCGATCGGCGCCTATGGCTTCTTTGCCGTCCCCTACACGATCCTGATCTATCCCCTCCTGTTCGTCGCCTTCCCGCGGCTCTGGGCGGTCACCCATAAGCACCAATACATCACGGCGGGCGATTTCATCTTGGGGCGCTACGGCAATAAATGGCTCGAGCTCGCCGTTTGCGCGACCGGCATCGTCGCGACCATGCCCTATATCGCGTTGCAGCTCGTGGGCATGGAGCGGGTCATCCAGGCGCTCGGATTTTCCGGCCAGGGCTGGCTGTCGCATCTGCCTTTGACCATCGCCTTCGTCATCCTGGCGCTCTACACCTATTCGAGCGGCTTGCGGGCGCCGGCCATGATCGCCTTCGTCAAGGACACGATGATCTACATCTTCGTGATCGCAGCCGTCATCATCATTCCCATCCAGCTCGGCGGTTATGGGGCGATCTTCGACGCGGCGGGAGCCGTGCTCGACAAGAAGGTCGCGGCCTCCGGCGGCAAGCTCGCGGCAGGCCTGGTGCTGCAGCCTGTGCAGGTGATGCCGTTCATCACGCTCGCCATCGGCTCGGCCATGGCCCTGTTCCTCTACCCGCACTCCATGACCGGGATCCTGGCGGCTTCGAAATCCGACGCCATCAAGCGCAACGCGGTCGCATTGCCGGCCTATTCGCTGGTGCTCGGCCTGATCGGCATCATGGGCTACATGGCGATCGCCGCCGGCATCAACCTCGTCGACGTGAAGACGTTCGCGCTGTTGTCCCAGACGCCCGGCGCCCACTCCGCGGCGCAAGGCGCGGTGACGATCTCGCAAGCGGCGTCCGTTGCCCTCGAGAGCGGCGCCAGGACGTTTGAATCCGGCGTCTACATCACGAACCCGCAGGATGCGGTGCCGCAACTCTTCCTGAAGCAGTTCCCGAGCTGGTTCGCCGGCTTCACCTTCGCCGCCATCGCCATCGGCGCCTTGGTGCCGGCGGCGGTGATGTCGATCGGCGCCGCGAACACCTTCACGCGCAACTTCTGGAAGCCTTTCGTCGAGCCGAATCTTGCACCGAACAAGGAAGCCTCGCTCGCCAAGCTCGTGTCGCTGATCGTCAAGGTCGGCGCGCTGGCCATCCTGTTCCTGATGCCGACGCAGTTCGCGCTCGACCTGCAGCTCCTGGGTGGCGTCTGGATGGTCCAGATCTTCCCGGCCCTGATCTTCGGCCTCTATACGCGCTGGTTCTCGGGACCTGCCCTGCTCGTCGGCTGGGCGGTCGGCATCGTGATCGGAACCTGGCTGTCCTGGGGAGCCACGAACTGGACGCCGGCCAGCAATTTCTTCGGCTGGCTGGACTTCAACAGCTATAACGGCCTGACCTCGGTACTCGTGAACATCGCGGTCGCCGCCATCCTGTCACCGCTCCTGCGCTCGAGCGCGCCGGACCAGACCATCGCCGCCGACTACGAGACTGCGCGCGCGGCCGCCTGAATCGTCACTGCGCCCAAGGATTGCGGCCGGAGAGCGCGAGCGCCCACCTCTCCCCTTGTGGGAGAGGTCGGATCGCGAGCGCAGCGAGTGATCCGGGTGAGGGGGGCAGCAACCGCCTTTCTAAGCCGAGCCGGCGCTGCCCCCCTCACCCGATCCTCGCCTAGGGGCTCGGATCGACCTCTCCCACAAGGGGAGAGGTGAGCGCTGGCGCCTTTTTCGCGAACCATGCCGCGGGAGATCTGCGCAGCGCAGGCGGGGGCGGGTGTGTCCGTATCCGATTGGACCATCGCGTCGCGATATTTTGACTCATCGCCCTGTCCGAGGCATTCGAGTTCGTGCCGTAGAGTCGCCGGAGAGGAGTTCCCCATGAAGCTCGACAATTCGCTATCCGCCATCGTCACCGGAGGTGCCTCCGGCCTCGGCGAAGCCTCGGCGCGCATGCTCGCCGGCCATGGCGTCAAGGTCGCGCTCTTCGACATGAATGCGGAGCGCGGCGAGAAGGTCGCAGCCGAGATCAAGGGCCTGTTCGCGCGTTGCGACGTCACCGACGAGGCCTCGGTGGATGCGGCGCTGAAGACGGCGCGGGCCGCGAACGGCGTCGAGCGCATCCTTGTCAACTGCGCCGGCATCGCGGCCGGCAAGCGCGTGGTCGCCAAGAAGCGCGACACCGGCGAGCTCCTCGCCCATGACCTTTCGACCTTCGCCAAGGTGGTGCAGATCAACCTCATCGGCACCTTCCACATGATCGCCAAATCTTCGGTCGCCATGGCCGGGCTCTCCCCGGTCACGCCGGATGGCGGGCGCGGCGTCATCGTGTCGACCGCCTCGGTCGCCGCCCAGGACGGGCAGATCGGCCAGGCCGCCTATTCGGCCTCGAAGGGTGGCGTGCTCGGCATGACGTTGCCGATCGCGCGCGACCTTGCCCAATACGGCATCAGGGTGATGACCATCCTGCCGGGCATCTTCTACACACCGATGATGGATCAGATCACCGA from Rhizobiales bacterium GAS188 includes:
- a CDS encoding Uncharacterized membrane protein, producing MSFIPWSAVAPAVGAAFLASLVEVVEAFTIILAVATLRGWRPAALGTFAGLGVLGLLIILLGPLLDHVPLHLLQLCIGVLLLLFGMGWLRKAILRAAGIIPLHDEDAIFAAETAGLTQEAERRRTSLDWIAGLAAFKAVLLEGLEVVFIVIAVGAGRGLLWPAALGALAACAVVLAIGVIVHKPLAQVPENTLKFVVGVMLSAFGVFWTGEGLGVNWPGEDLALVVFAALFLGIGLATAALLRRRPMEAM
- a CDS encoding Putative effector of murein hydrolase LrgA, UPF0299 family codes for the protein MIVALVLVLLCQLIGEVAARGSGLPVPGPVIGMMLMLALLWSRDRFGARDGIAWLIPRELADGSVERLCKGMLAFLSLLFVPAGVGVMQRLDVLGAQALAIAAAVIVSTLIALAVTAGVFLAIAPRPSADADEGTVP
- a CDS encoding TIGR00659 family protein; translated protein: MSDPVFALWVYLSRAPLLWLTVTLLAYAFAERFSVATGRHPLANPVLHSVWLIGLVLWLTHTPYGTYFEGAQFVHFLLGPATVALAIPLYEHRRAVLRALAPMVLALVAGSTAAIASAVLVARALGADPQVLVSIAPKSVTAGVAMGISEALGGDPALTAVLVVLTGIFGAVVATPLLNRLGIRDPRSGGFAIGLACHGIGTARALQLDPMAGAFAAIAMGLNAVLTTALVPILLPFLLG
- a CDS encoding 2-haloacid dehalogenase, with the translated sequence MPLPFADRIRAYVFDAYGTLFDVNSAVMRHAGEIGAAAPAFSALWRQKQLEYSWILSLSGRFTDFWTLTQRALDYAFASFPGVDPALRPALLDAYRRLDAYPEVPVLLQRLRAKGFDTAILSNGEPAMLADAIASAGIGQHLTHVFSVSAVGIFKTDPRAYAQVLAPLGVKPNQVAFISSNRWDVAGAACFGFTPIWVNRTGAPDEYHDLAPVAVLRSLAEL
- a CDS encoding GST-like protein encodes the protein MNDSSAAFTPPKVWTWNKGNGGRFANINRPIAGATHEKDLPVGRHPLQLYSLATPNGVKVTVMLEELLALGHRGAEYDAWPIRIGDGDQFSSGFVAVNPNSKIPALLDRSGKAPIRVFESGAILMYLAEKFGAFLPTETAQRAECLSWLFWQMGSAPYLGGGFGHFYAYAPMKNEYAIDRFAMEVKRQLDVLDRRLAESEYVAGGDYTIADIAIWPWYGGLTKGWLYESAEFLQVTEYKNVQRWADVIGKRPAVVRGRMVNRLSGELSGQLHERHDASDFETRTQDKLAVAG
- a CDS encoding glutathione S-transferase → MAEFTLWGFDASTYVRTIKMLLAEKGFTQFDQVPLNVLAGEPRTPEHLERHPFGKVPVLDHDGMRILETSAIARYLNDVLPGRSLVPATPKNRARMDMIVGVVDSYGYGALIGGVAAYHLFPDFVGGKNDAMRKGGLENARKVLELAMKTKGSSPFIAGDLSLADLYLAPIMFYVSLTPDKDAVFDVDGFAEWWANMEALPSFKSTQPKLG
- a CDS encoding bifunctional enzyme CysN/CysC/sulfate adenylyltransferase subunit 1 → MTIHPETPTPDIDAFLRSHERKSLLRFITCGSVDDGKSTLIGRLLHETDAILEDQLSAVEAASRRHGAPDQPVDLALLVDGLAAEREQGITIDVAYRYFTTHRRKFIIADTPGHEQYTRNMATGASTADLAILLVDARKGAAVQTRRHALIVSLIGVKHVIVAVNKMDLIGWSEDSFRRIEAQIRGFTASFGFESLSFIPLSALTGDNVAAPAVSCPWYTGPTLLAALEATEPATKPLPFRMAVQWVNRPSADFRGYSGLISSGAVAVGDKIAVQPFGGETQVTRILGAGGEQVRAVAGQSVTLVLADDIDISRGDLFTPPAAPAQLARAVDATLLWMDERPARQGASYLVKIGARTVTATLSRIRSRVDLGTLDEVAAERFDLNDIGEAELILDQPVALDLYLEDRSTGGFIVIDRESFDTVGMGLVRGARAEYVRSRLHPIVRLARRWFASASESSLRSLFKAVTWRVCGSLDTTILAFLFTGNLKLSAAIGATEVLTKIALYYAHERFWTRISFGKS
- a CDS encoding sulfate adenylyltransferase subunit 2; this encodes MDLTLSGALAPHIPATLPHLPATGLTHLDRLEAESIHIMREVVAECDRPVMLYSIGKDSSVLLHLAMKAFRPGRLPFPLLHVDTTWKFKEMIAFRDRLARDNGLDLLVHVNEEGRSRGISPLTHSSEVHTDVMKTAALKQALDRYGFDAAFGGARRDEEKSRAKERIFSFRDAKHQWDPRRQRPELWRLYNGRKRKDESIRVFPLSNWTELDIWLYIHRENIPVVPLYLAAPRPVLRRDGMLVMVDDERLVPREGEQIETRMVRFRTLGCYPLTGAVESRATTIPQVIYETLAARTSERSGRAIDQDGAASMERKKREGYF
- a CDS encoding phosphoadenosine phosphosulfate reductase, with protein sequence MAQASQGELALQVASAFAASPDLVGRLRCLVDLAPSPAVFTTSFGLEDQVLTHVIARARLPVEFVTLDTGRLFPETVAVWARTEQAYGIAVRAVLPDAASTEALMARDGVEGFKSSVEARLACCHVRKVVPLARALAGAGTWITGLRASQSRSRGALVFAEWDEAHGVLKANPLADWTREAVAAFAAEHAIPVNELHAKGFASIGCAPCTRALAPGEPERAGRWWWEEEGKQECGLHLPLRRKPELVSA
- a CDS encoding solute:Na+ symporter, SSS family, producing MIDNLNWPATLVFVFFFAVVTIMGFMASRWKSGDLDQLHEWGLGGRRFGSWISWFLIGGDLYTAYTVIAVPAVIYAIGAYGFFAVPYTILIYPLLFVAFPRLWAVTHKHQYITAGDFILGRYGNKWLELAVCATGIVATMPYIALQLVGMERVIQALGFSGQGWLSHLPLTIAFVILALYTYSSGLRAPAMIAFVKDTMIYIFVIAAVIIIPIQLGGYGAIFDAAGAVLDKKVAASGGKLAAGLVLQPVQVMPFITLAIGSAMALFLYPHSMTGILAASKSDAIKRNAVALPAYSLVLGLIGIMGYMAIAAGINLVDVKTFALLSQTPGAHSAAQGAVTISQAASVALESGARTFESGVYITNPQDAVPQLFLKQFPSWFAGFTFAAIAIGALVPAAVMSIGAANTFTRNFWKPFVEPNLAPNKEASLAKLVSLIVKVGALAILFLMPTQFALDLQLLGGVWMVQIFPALIFGLYTRWFSGPALLVGWAVGIVIGTWLSWGATNWTPASNFFGWLDFNSYNGLTSVLVNIAVAAILSPLLRSSAPDQTIAADYETARAAA
- a CDS encoding NAD(P)-dependent dehydrogenase, short-chain alcohol dehydrogenase family, which codes for MKLDNSLSAIVTGGASGLGEASARMLAGHGVKVALFDMNAERGEKVAAEIKGLFARCDVTDEASVDAALKTARAANGVERILVNCAGIAAGKRVVAKKRDTGELLAHDLSTFAKVVQINLIGTFHMIAKSSVAMAGLSPVTPDGGRGVIVSTASVAAQDGQIGQAAYSASKGGVLGMTLPIARDLAQYGIRVMTILPGIFYTPMMDQITEEFRKSLEASIPFPSRLGKPEEYARLVEAIIDNDMLNGEAIRLDGAIRMAPR